Part of the Citrus sinensis cultivar Valencia sweet orange chromosome 2, DVS_A1.0, whole genome shotgun sequence genome, tacaaataattttcaataaaaaaaattggttttatCCTTTTAACATTAACTTATTATGTCTAGCATTAAAGAACCTTCATTGTCGGTATACACTCTCCTCTACCAATaagatttgaattttctttgtttgaattATTGAATACGATTATTTACAGCTCATATAGGCTGTTGCCAACCAATCTCATGCCAAAATGTTTTGCTTTGCATAGTCAAGTTGGGCTTCTGCTGAAGAAAATTGGGTAGGTGTACAATTTATAAACAATAAtgttagttattttaatattttcaagttttaatttaagtcATAGTAATATTCATCTGTCGGATAAtgattaagtaattttaaaaaatataaaatttattatttaatcaatgaatgacatgtaatattttagtttaaatattgaaatttttaacattattatttatggatTGCATCAAATGCCCAGTTTTCTATAGGAGAATCCCAACCTAATCATGAAAAGCAAACATCTTGGCATGAGAGCGGTTGGCAATGGGCTATAAAAGCTGGAAATAATCATATTCAATAATtcaaactaataaaattcaaatccttATTGCAAGAGGATAGCGTATTGTTACGGTCCGCCCAATTCGCTAGCCCAATTGCCCATAATTTCGGGCTAGAGAGCCAAcacaaggccaagagtgctagcttggcccaattccaGAACATTCTAGGCAACTCTAGCACATGAGCTTGTAAATACTCTAGAATTCTCCATAGAATTCCAGCACATGTAAATATCTAGAATTCTAGGAACATGgtagaattctctagaatctctaGAGCTTGGCaagcctcccctataaatatgggatgGCATTAGGCATTTGTATCCAACAAACACTACAACAAGCATTGTAATCTCTCTTTGTGCAATACAAGTTTCTTCTTTGGCtcaattgctctcttctctatTCCGAGAAGCTCtaggcttacttagcaacattcggcaaagttgtctaagtgccgcacgggtTAGCTGCGCAACATACTCATCCCgtgacaagtggtatcagagctaaggTTTGCACACACGCAAGTTAGCTCACGAAGCAATGGCCAACCCTTCGAACGTAGCACAAGAGGGTGTTGTTGGTGTGGATGTTCCACCGGAACCAAGCCGCGGCCGAGAGGGAGAACGCGCCCAAGGCAAGACTCGCGGCAAGTCCAAGGCCCCATCCGTGGATGCGTTGGAGCCTCGTGTAACCACTCTCGAAATCGCATTGTCCGCCGCTCAAGATAGCCTCGAGGGATTGGAGGAACGAGTGGACGGTCTCGAGGGGGAATACGCCGAGTTCACGGTGGCAACCAAAGCTCTCATCCAAGAGCAAGTGAACACTCTCCGAGGTGAGTTTCGTTCTTTTCATGATGAGTTGCTAAAACTTCGTAGTTTTGTTCAGGACGAACTACGCGCTGTCCGTGCGGAAGTGGGTGAAGTCCGCTCGGATTGGGCATGGCACAAGCGCACACTCTCCTCAAGTCCAGCTTCCGCAAACTCGAGTGATGCGCGCCGCATTGACGTGCCAAAGCCTGACACTTACGATGGCACACGCAATGCCACAGTCGTGGATAATTTCCTCTTTGGGCTCGATCAATACTTCGATGCCATGGGTGTCCGAGATGAGGCATCGAAAGTGGGCACTGCACCCACCTATCTTCGAGGCGCTGCACAACTATGGTGGCGTCGCAAGCATGGCGAGATGGGCAAGGGCATTTGCACCATCGACACTTGGGCTGACTTCAAGCAAGAACTCCGAAAGCAGTTCGCCCCAAGCAATGCGGAGAAGAAAGCGCGAGCGCGCTTACGTCGCCTCAAGCAATCGGGTAGCATTCGGGACTACATCAACGAGTTTACTACCCTTATGTTGGAGATAAGCGACATGTCCGACAAAGATTCACTCTTCTACTTCCAAGATGGCCTCAAGGATTGGGCCAAGACCGAGCTTGATAGGCGTGGTGTTCAAACACTTGACGACGCCATCGCCATTGCGGAGTCGCTCACCGAATACTCCGCCCAGCTCAAGGACAAGAGGTCTAGCTATGACCAAGGTGGGGGAGAGAGCCATGAGGACAACAACCGCAATTGCAAGGAATGGAGCAAGAAAAAGCCTCCAAGCGGCAAGGACGGGCAAAGTAAGTCCGAGAAGCCACCCAAGCCTCGAAGCCCATGCTTCATTTGCAATGGCCCTCATTGGGTACGCGACTGCCCGGAGAAAAAGTCGTTGAATGCCCTCGTAACACAACTCAAGGGCCAATGCACACCAACTACGGAAGAACCCCAACACAACTTGGGTTCGTTCCAACGCCTTAGCACACTCGTGAGCCAACCGCCAGAACCCACAAGGAAAGGGCTCATGTTCGTAAGTGTGCTCATCAATGGCCGAACCGTTCGTGCGCTCCTTGACACCGGAGCAACGCACAACTTCATCTCCGAAGAAGAGGCTAAATGTCTAGGCCTCAAGGTAACGCAGCACGGAGGCACCATCAAGGCTGTAAACTCACCCGCCAAGCCATTTGCGGGAACCACACGAGGCGTACACGTTACGCTTGGGACATGGAATGGGAAGCTCGACTTCTCGATTGTGCCGATGGATGACTTCGCAATGATCCTTGGCATGGAATTCTTCGACAAGGTACATGCCTTCCCACTTCCAGCAACAAACTCCCTTAGCATCTTCGATGGGAATAAGGCATGCGTGGTACCGGTCGAGCGCGCACAACCCACAAAAAAGGCGCTCTCAGTCATGCAGTGCAGACGAGGATTCAAGAAGAATCCAGACCACTTGGTCTCCATCCGGCAACACCACAAGGGAGAGGATTCCGAAAGCCCTCCAAGCCAAGTCCCACAACAAGTACGAGCCGTCCATGACAAAGGCAAGGACGCTATGCCTCCGAAGCTCCCACCGAGACGAGTGGCTGAGCAACGCACAAAGCCATCCGAGCATAAGGGGTTGCGGAAACACAAGAGGGGACGCCGCAACACCAACCGAAAGAAGGAAACAACCACAAGCGGAGCAAGTGGCGGAACCTCCCCAAGAGTGAAGCACACGAAGACTAACGACAAATCACGGAACAAGTCCCCCAAGGAGCAAGGACGAGATCGCGACGAGGACGCCGCGAGCTTAGGTGGGGGAGGATGTTACGGTCCGCCCAATTCGCTAGCCCAATTGCCCATAATTTCGGGCTAGAGAGCCAAcacaaggccaagagtgctagcttggcccaattccaGAACATTCTAGGCAACTCTAGCACATGAGCTTGTAAATACTCTAGAATTCTCCATAGAATTCCAGCACATGTAAATATCTAGAATTCTAGGAACATGgtagaattctctagaatctctaGAGCTTGGCaagcctcccctataaatatgggatgGCATTAGGCATTTGTATCCAACAAACACTACAACAAGCATTGTAATCTCTCTTTGTGCAATACAAGTTTCTTCTTTGGCtcaattgctctcttctctatTCCGAGAAGCTCtaggcttacttagcaacattcggcaaagttgtctaagtgccgcacgggtTAGCTGCGCAACATACTCATCCCGTGACAGTATGCCAAGAAGGAAGGTTATTTAATAGGAAGCAGCGTGGGAAAAGAGGATTGGTAGGTCATCTGTCGTTCCCGTCAAAGACTTGTGGCTTGGCTTTGTGTAGACGGCATTGCGctgttataattattattattatatacataaaCTACAATACATGCACATCTGTTGCGTAATTGCGTTCTAGACTTCTACCAGTCCTCGTCTTATTAGTTCTTTTATCCTTTTTCTTACACATTATATCACATATAGTAACTAACGAGAAGGTCAACACAAAGACGGAGAAAGAAGCAATGTGTTGCGACGATGATTGTCAATGCAGGCCTTTGGGGTTCCTTTTGGGGCTCCCCTTCGCCTTCCTCTCTCTCCTTCTCTCTATCGTCGGCGTCTTCATTTGGATAGTCGGGTTAGTCTCGGCCATTTTCTTATTAAcaatctttctcttttctgatgcgaattaataaatattgatgtGATGTCGTGCTTCATGCTCGTGATTGTAAAGttctctctcacacacacacacacacgtataCACATATACATAGAATGAATGATTGGTAAAATATATGGGATGCAGGATAGTGTTGAGTTGTATATGCCCGTGCTGTATTTGCGTAACAGTGATAGTGGAGTTTGCGCTGGCGTTGATCAAAGCTCCCTTTCTGGTCATGAAGTGGTTCACCGATCAGATTCCTTGTTGATCCTGGATTTCAGAGCTTCCATTCGATCATATTTCATCGGATTCGGATGTAGCAGTTGACTGTGGAACTTGGGCTATTTTGATTATCGGCCCATCTTGATTTCcgttgttttttcttttgtatattttttaattatttattttactcttctctctctatatTCAGTCGTTTGAATCATAGTTGCAACAGTTTGTgtagaacttttttttttccttttattttcatatggTAGAATTataatcttaaaattattatttaatggaTGAAGTGACACAAAAGacttagaatttaaattaagaaaaaggtACTTATACTCCTAATGATTAGggcaaaagaaattaaagattggtttgaactttgaaagctcgaaaatcaaaaccaaaggtTTTTGCTTACTTTCATGATATCTTAGAGGTTTTACATCCTTTTATACATCGCGGCTTAGATAAACAAAACACAAATAAGTACTTATTTGATTTCATgagatatttaattgttttaaatgtCAATCATTAATGAATTACTgatatatttacaatcagacaTTCATTGAATTAGAGTCAAcgttttatcattttcaatatttgagGGACGTCTACTTTTATTTCAAGAAGGAGAAGATTGCTttcactcaattattttctaataatgGAGAATGAATTTTAGCCCCCACAATGCTTTTGTTGGGGTTCCAACTGCTACCCTCACAATTGTAAGGGTAGCGGCTCTACCCTTCGGCCAAAGGTTGAGTGGCGCGATTATATAGACTTAATcatttaacataaataaaataaattatcaaggGTTGTAACTATGGGCAGCTCTTTCATTAATCTCATGTAATCTCTATtatatacaattttatttaagacaaatacaaattgaattaattccaCTTATTTGCTTTGATTCTTTTTCGCTCTATTCAATTCTATACAACTGATGCACAATCTTACTAAAAGattaatctttcttttttcataattattattttttattttgagaagCTAGTGATTTTAACTTTTgtagaaagaaaagaatgaaaaatatcaagattacaagtaaattttaagagtaaaacagattgaagaaaattatcaatttaattgtttgCTAGCTACTGTTCGTGGTGATGCTGCCAACTAAATAAACTTCCCTGCACAAGTAAAAGATTACGTGCTCGTATGTATTAGAGTTGATCATCTGCCAATGAGAAAATGTTATACATAATCAATAATGAATGATTATATTTGCCATCTACTTAGACCCCAACTCAAACTAAATTAAAGCGAACTGGACTATAAAAGTATTGGGTTGAAACCCAATCTTTGGGATGAACTTAATCCGGCCCATACTAACCCCCTACGTCCCTATCTAATACAAtgaaaatcacttttaacTTTAGTCTGGGTTAAGGCCCAATACTAGAACTTCTGACGGATTGGTGATATTtgacctttttatttttcctcacaATTCCTCATTTCTCAGTTAGCCCcactcaaaattttgaaataatatttgtcTTATTATACCTCGTTTAAACTTTAAATCCTTACTTTACctttgttataaattttatcccTTTTTAATGCACGGCACTGTagtaaaacttaaaagatatgattaaaaaggaaaataaactagaatatcttataatatttatattttttaataaggtTTATCGATCGCTGACAACTATAAAAGAGATTCTGTTATTAAAACATTATAAAGATGATGATATTCACCACGAGTTTAATCATAATTGTGTGCTAATTTCCTTTTGAATCTCTATTTCAgttgttttttctttgaacacCTGCTGGATCTCCATCACCTCCTTCATCGTCGTGTTTACAAAACTCAGGATTTACGGATTGGGACATAATTGTTTACAATCTTCCAAGTGTTTGTTCTGGCTATTGGATGAATAACATTCTTTTTTGCATTGAAACATCAAAATTGCTCAATTTAGTTAATATTGGAGTTCGAATATTGTTCTTCAATATTCGAATggaatattaaattattagtgaCTTTATTCAACTAAAGGATTAAAAGATAAACTTGAATACAACTCCTATCAAAATGCCTAGCATCTTTACGGCGTTGTTTCTGCACTACCCATCCGTGCCACCATCACCAAACGGTCCATAAATCATGatgtgagagaaaatttaactaattaaatcatccGCTATTAAATGACTTCTTTAGCTGTTAGTGAGTTTGCATCTCTGAATTTCTTTCATGattacaaaagtaaaatatataatgtTTGAGATGAGATAATGATTCAAGAAACTAAcagaaattatgatttataaaattaaattaacacttaaatatatttaaaagttattcaTTCTTATAAGTagtaatttcatataaaaaataaaataaatattaataaaaaaaaatcgatataatttagtaaaataaaatgagtggtcaaatatc contains:
- the LOC102619347 gene encoding signaling peptide TAXIMIN 1, which gives rise to MCCDDDCQCRPLGFLLGLPFAFLSLLLSIVGVFIWIVGIVLSCICPCCICVTVIVEFALALIKAPFLVMKWFTDQIPC